In Mytilus edulis chromosome 6, xbMytEdul2.2, whole genome shotgun sequence, the following proteins share a genomic window:
- the LOC139526068 gene encoding uncharacterized protein, with translation MIRLTSEIKLTHVVFPSFISVWTCNRKGVMIFTMQFCFLSCIMLSLCHGFLLANKTSISSVGTPGLTDSHYLILTDALGVQKQLLSQMETFVLRLQNELKTVNQEVKDLKSGNSAGHSFAIVELKNETSELREKSAQLQKSYDVLQKKFDTIQNENNVLKHDNVALKVQMSNWNNFSVLINQKLNSFTHSIAASNIQNVTTIQSSVDTLKSQVKILNTRFSSLSWTSTSRGQDFLALLDKSNVADLKLETFEQNYALDGNSTKDRFQSLEQNFTSLSSEIRTLKGKVQDMNQPVALTSCISSSVDYRNGQIIKFPVTKTSIGINNVTEFHTTGTFTCETSGVYLLAVHIANSGNSNAVFALYKNSKVISYVMVVYGTHSTDYNSGSGTVVVEMKAGDILLAKAIENFNVQGSYSCFTVLKIN, from the exons ATGATAAGATTAACGTCCGAAATAAAACTAACACATGTCGTGTTTCCGTCATTCATATCTGTATGGACTTGCAACAGAAAAGGTGTCATGATTTTTACTATGCAGTTTTGTTTTCTGTCTTGCATTATGCTATCTCTTTGCCATGGATTTTTATTGGCCAATAAAACAAGTATATCTTCCGTAGGAACACCCGGCTTGACTGACAGTCATTACTTAATTTTAACGGATGCACTAGGCGTACAGAAGCAGTTACTCTCGCAAATGGAAACTTTTGTTCTGCGACTTCAAAATGAGTTAAAAACTGTGAACCAAGAAGTCAAGGATTTAAAATCTGGAAACAGTGCCGGTCATTCGTTTGCTATTGTAGAATTGAAAAATGAAACTTCTGAGTTACGTGAAAAAAGTGCCCAGTTACAGAAAAGCTATGACGTCTTGCAGAAGAAATTCGATACTATTCAAAACGAAAACAATGTCCTTAAACATGATAATGTTGCACTGAAAGTTCAAATGTCAAATTGGAACAATTTCAGTGTTCTTATAAATCAAAAACTAAATTCTTTTACACACTCCATTGCCGCTTCAAACATCCAAAACGTTACCACGATACAAAGCAGTGTTGACACCCTTAAATCCCAAGTGAAAATTTTAAACACACGTTTTTCTTCTCTATCGTGGACCTCCACATCGCGAGGCCAGGATTTTTTAGCGTTATTAGATAAATCGAATGTGGCTGATCTAAAGTTAGAAACGTTTGAACAGAACTACGCACTAGACGGTAATTCTACGAAAGATAGATTCCAGTCATTGGAGCAGAATTTTACTAGCTTGTCAAGCGAGATCAGGACTTTGAAAGGAAAGGTGCAAGATATGAATCAGCCTG TTGCCTTAACATCATGCATTTCAAGTTCAGTAGATTATCGCAACGGACAGATCATAAAATTTCCAGTTACCAAAACATCTATAGGAATCAATAATGTGACTGAATTCCATACTACAGGAACCTTTACTTGTGAAACATCTGGCGTCTACCTACTTGCCGTTCACATTGCGAATTCTGGCAATTCGAATGCAGTATTTGCATTGTAcaaaaacagtaaagttattTCGTATGTTATGGTTGTATATGGGACACATAGTACCGATTATAATTCAGGATCGGGAACTGTAGTCGTTGAAATGAAGGCTGGTGATATTTTACTTGCAAAAGCGATTGAAAATTTTAATGTACAGGGTTCTTACAGCTGTTTTACTGTATTAAAAATTAACtga
- the LOC139526360 gene encoding ankyrin repeat domain-containing protein 29-like: protein MQISCYKNRIDIESVLLQCDDVDFDLVGVKTGSPLYLASQEGHFHVVKELLSDYAKVNNCKDKGISPLWIASQEENLNIVNELLQHSAEVNKHYDKGVSPLWTASHQGHDDVVKTLLKHSSDLNKCCDAGISPLQIEVVNVLLSCVDVDIISLIIVDVPHFIWLVIRDMLLLLRNYYIIPPDPADP, encoded by the coding sequence ATGCAGATATCTTGCTATAAAAACAGAATTGATATTGAAAGTGTACTGCTGCAATGTGATGATGTTGATTTTGATCTCGTGGGTGTTAAAACAGGATCCCCATTATATTTggcaagtcaggaaggacattttcatgttgttaaagaactgttaaGTGACTATGCAAAAGTAAATAACTGTAAAGACAAAGGTATTTCACCTTTGTGGATAGCAAGTCAGGAAGAAAATCTCAATATTGTGAATGAACTACTACAACATTCAGCAGAAGTAAATAAACATTATGATAAAGGTGTGTCACCTTTGTGGACAGCAAGTCACCAAGGACATGATGATGTTGTCAAAACCCTATTAAAGCATTCATCCGACCTCAATAAATGTTGTGATGCTGGTATTTCACCTCTACAGATTGAAGTTGTCAATGTTCTTCTTTCGTGTGTTGATGTTGATATTATCTCTCTGATAATAGTGGACGTTCCTCACTTTATTTGGCTAGTTATCAGGGACATGTTATTGTTATTAAGAAACTATTACATCATTCCTCCGGATCCTGCAGATCCATAG
- the LOC139526361 gene encoding ankyrin repeat domain-containing protein 29-like produces the protein MSLLWIASYQGHVNGVKELFHNSTCSTEFNICNNKGATPLWIASQEGHADTVKELLQHSTKVYQYVKDGFSPLQIACYKNNIDVVCVLLQCVDVDVNLCDDNGGSSLYLASQEGHFDVKILLQHFAKVNTCKKRVFHLCG, from the coding sequence ATGTCACTTCTGTGGATAGCAAGTTACCAAGGACATGTTAATGGTGTTAAAGAACTATTTCataattcaacatgttcaacagaATTCAATATCTGTAACAATAAAGGTGCAACCCCTCTGTGGATAGCGAGTCAGGAAGGACATGCTGATACTGTCAAAGAACTACTACAACATTCAACAAAGGTATATCAATATGTAAAAGACGGATTCTCACCACTACAGATTgcttgttataaaaacaatattgacgtTGTATGTGTACTTCTGCAATGCGTTGATGTTGATGTAAATCTTTGTGACGATAATGGAGGATCCTCCTTATATTTGGCAAGTCAGGAAGGTCACTTTGATGTTAAAATACTGTTACAACATTTTGCAAAggtaaatacatgtaaaaaaaggGTCTTTCATCTCTGTGGATAG